A genomic region of Equus caballus isolate H_3958 breed thoroughbred chromosome 1, TB-T2T, whole genome shotgun sequence contains the following coding sequences:
- the PYGO1 gene encoding pygopus homolog 1 gives MSAEQEKDPISLKRVRGGDSGLDGLGGPGVQLGSPDKKKRKTNTQGPSFPPLSEYAPPPNPNSDHLVAANPFDDNYNTISYKPLPSSNPYLGPGYPGFGGYSTFRMPPHVPPRMSSPYCGPYSLRNQPHPFPQNPLGMGFNRPHAFNFGPHDNSSFGNPPYNNALSQNVNMPNQHFRQNPAENFNQIPPQNASQVSNPDLASNFVPGNNSNFTSPLESNHSFIPPPNTFGQAKAPPPKQDFNQGATKNANQNSSAHPPHLNMDDTVNQSNIELKNVNRNNAVNQENSRSSSTEATNNSHANGTQNKPRQPRGAADTCTTEKSNKSSLHPSRHGHSSSDPVYPCGICTNEVNDDQDAILCEASCQKWFHRICTGMTETAYGLLTAEASAVWGCDTCMADKDVQLMRTRETFGPPAVGSDA, from the exons gtGGTGATAGTGGACTGGATGGGTTAGGAGGACCAGGTGTTCAACTAGGAAGCCCAGATAAGAAAAAACGGAAGACAAATACACAG GGGCCTTCTTTTCCTCCATTGTCTGAGTATGCTCCACCACCGAATCCAAACTCTGACCATCTAGTGGCTGCTAATCCATTTGATGACAACTATAATACTATTTCCTATAAACCACTACCTTCATCAAATCCATATCTTGGCCCTGGCTATCCTGGCTTTGGAGGTTATAGCACATTCAGAATGCCACCTCACGTTCCTCCAAGAATGTCTTCCCCATACTGTGGTCCTTACTCACTCAGGAATCAGCCACACCCATTTCCTCAGAATCCTTTGGGCATGGGTTTTAATCGACCTCATGCTTTTAACTTTGGGCCACATGATAATTCAAGTTTTGGAAATCCACCTTATAATAACGCACTAAGTCAGAATGTTAACATGCCTAATCAACATTTTAGACAAAATCCTGCTGAAAACTTCAATCAGATTCCTCCACAGAATGCTAGCCAAGTGTCTAACCCTGACTTGGCATCTAACTTTGTCCctggaaataattcaaattttactTCTCCATTAGAATCCAATCATTCTTTTATTCCTCCCCCAAACACTTTTGGTCAAGCAAAAGCACCACCCCCAAAACAAGACTTTAATCAAGGAGCAACCAAAAACGCTAATCAAAATTCCTCTGCTCATCCGCCTCACTTAAATATGGATGACACAGTGAATCAGAGtaatattgaattaaaaaatgttaatcgAAACAATGCAGTAAATCAAGAGAATAGCCGTTCGAGTAGCACTGAAGCTACAAACAACAGCCATGCAAATGGGACGCAGAATAAGCCACGACAACCTAGAGGTGCGGCAGATACGTGCACCACTGAAAAAAGCAATAAATCCTCTCTCCACCCAAGCCGTCATGGCCATTCTTCTTCCGACCCAGTGTATCCTTGCGGAATTTGTACAAATGAAGTGAATGATGATCAGGATGCCATCTTATGTGAAGCCTCTTGTCAGAAATGGTTTCACCGGATCTGTACTGGAATGACTGAAACAGCTTATGGCCTCCTGACTGCGGAAGCCTCAGCAGTGTGGGGCTGTGACACCTGTATGGCTGACAAAGACGTCCAGCTAATGCGCACTAGAGAAACGTTTGGTCCACCTGCAGTGGGCAGTGATGCTTAA